A single region of the Anomaloglossus baeobatrachus isolate aAnoBae1 chromosome 2, aAnoBae1.hap1, whole genome shotgun sequence genome encodes:
- the LOC142290202 gene encoding uncharacterized protein LOC142290202 encodes MAYYNKEDFVRELLDLYQSLPCLWRIKSTEYSDRIKKQAAYAQLVDLFKKHSGGEAVDVKVVKKKIQGLRTVYKKEANKVDKSKKSGAGTDQVYVSPLWYFNLLEFTRDQELPRMMESSYQRNVDLEADIENDDIPIDDNTSAVVDNPQTDMVRPQLNENPTTSSEPIVEDNEAPAPSGEMRRRQLRKKKANTPVTSAEFYSLATQLLSQPKSTPVDSFAAFASDRLCKLDSTQREQAERLMLEVLRKAGRGELDDNDTICKKNQSHDSNTWIPRQPLQSTPNRMHPPRLQLDHPPQYPPPQYPPPQFPPPHYPRYSNDSFLSQLSSPTRPEYVHQYEDGH; translated from the exons atggcttattataacaaagaagactttgtgcgtgagctgtTGGATTTGTAtcaatcactgccctgcttgtggagaatcaaatccacagaatattcagacagaataaaaaaacaagccgcctatgcccaactggtggatctttttaaaaaacacagtggaggcgaggcggtggatgtcaaagtagtaaaaaagaagatccaaggcttgaggactgtatataagaaagaagcaaataaggtggacaaatcaaaaaagtcaggggccggcactgaccaggtatatgtttctcccttgtggtatttcaatctcctggaattcacaagggaccaggagctaccacgaatgatggaaagctcctaccaaagaaacgtagacctggaagcagacattgaaaacgatgacatcccgatcgatgacaacacctccgctgttgtagat aaccctcagacagatatggtgaggccccaattgaatgagaaccccaccacatcgagcgagcctattgtggaggataatgaggcacctgcaccctctggtgaaatgcggcgaagacagttacgcaaaaagaaggccaacacccctgtgacatcggctgaattttattctttggcaacccaactgctatcacagccaaaaagcaccccagtcgatagctttgccgcatttgcatcggacagactctgcaaattggattccacacagagggagcaagccgaaagactgatgttggaagtcctaagaaaggcaggccgaggagaactggatgacaatgacacgatatgcaagaAGAACCAGTCCCATGATTCTAatacatggattcctcgccagcccctgcaaagtacaccgaacaggatgcatccaccacgcttgcagcttgaccaccccccacagtatccccccccacagtatccccccccacagtttccccccccacattatcccaggtattcaaatgattcatttttaagccaactgtcatctcccacccggcctgaatatgtccaccaatatgaagacggccactaa